TCATCATGGGCGTCTTATACGGATTTTGGTCCGTGATTTTTTCATACATCTGAAAGAGGTTTCCGTACTTGGCCTCGACCACTTCTTCGCCCAATTTGCGAACAGTGGCATCATCTGGATTCTTCATTCCAGAGGTCAAGGCTTTTTCACGGCCGTAGCGCATAATGGCCGAGTCAAAGTCAAGATAGACGGCCTCACCTGTTTTGTTGACACCGAAACCGGCATCACAACGTTCTTTGGCGGCACGTGAGGCCACATCCCTAGGCACCAAGTTACCAAACGCTGGATACCTTCTTTCAAGATAATAGTCGCGGTCTTCTTCGGCCAGTTCGGTCGGTTTCAGGCGACCCTCGCGAATGGCTTGGGCATCTTCCAATTTTTTGGGCACCCAAATACGGCCGTCGTTACGAAGCGACTCAGACATCAGGGTCAATTTCGATTGGTGGTCACCAGACACAGGTATACAGGTCGGGTGGATCTGTGTAAAACACGGATTGGCAAAAAAAGCTCCCCTTTTATGTGCTTTCCAAGCAGCCATAACATTGGCGCCCATACAATAGGTGGAAAGGAAAAAGAGATTGCCATAACCGCCGGTGGCCAAAACCACCGCATGGGCACTGTGTCGTTCTAATTCACCAGAAACCAAGTCTCTTGCAATAATGCCACGGGCCTTTCCGTCAACAAGTACCAAATCGAGCATTTCGTGACGGGTATACGATTTGATTTTGCCGCGCTGGATCTGTCGGTTCATGGCGGCGTAGGCTCCCAACAATAGCTGCTGTCCGGTTTGGCCTTTGGCATAAAAGGTTCTTGAAACCAGTACACCCCCGAACGAACGGTTGTCTAACAGACCACCGTATTCACGGGCGAAAGGAACACCTTGGGCCACACATTGGTCAATAATATTGGTCGATACCTCTGCCAAACGGTATACGTTGGCCTCACGCGAACGGTAATCGCCTCCTTTTATGGTGTCGTAGAACAAGCGATATACGCTGTCTCCATCTCCTTGATAGTTTTTGGCTGCATTGATTCCTCCTTGAGCAGCAATGGAGTGCGCCCTGCGAGGGGAATCTTGATAGCAAAATGTCTTTACGTTATAACCAAGTTCGGCCAAGGTTGCCGCAGCAGAGGCGCCAGCCAAGCCCGTACCCACAACAATGACGTCGATATTACGCTTGTTGGCAGGGTTTACAAGGTTGATCTCGTTTTTATGGTTTGTCCATTTTTCGGCCAACGGCCCTGGCGGAACTTTAGAATCCAATACGCCCATAATTAATGTGTTATCGGGTTAAGGTGGTGGTAAATGGCGATAAAGGCAAAGGCCAAAGGCACAACCACCGCAAATAGTTTTGTGAATTTCCGTATACCTGGAGTGTATTTGTTGTTGACACCCATTGATTGGAAAGAAGAGGCGAAGCCGTGCCACAGGTGCAGGCCCAACAGTACAAAAGCAACGACGTAGAGCACGGTGCGCCATATGGGCGCAAATTTTTCAACGGTCTCTGCATAGTAGCGGGTTGGGTCTTCTGGCTTGGCCTCAATATATTTATAGGCCATTTCGTGCACCCAAAAATCGTAAAAGTGAAGCCCTAGAAAGGCCAGTACCACAAGCCCTGAAAAAATCATGTTTCGAGAGGCCCAAGGGGCATTGGCACTACCATCGTATTTTACATAGTTGATGCCTCTGGCTTTTCGGTTCTGAATCTCAAGCACAAAGCCCATTACAAAATGCACCACAACGCCAGCAATCAAAATGGGCTGCATTACAAACTGTACTATGGGGTTGTAGCCCATAAAGTGGGAAGCCTCGTTAAAAAACTCCGGAGATAGTACCGAGGCCAAGTTGATGGTGACATGAAGTACTAAGAAAAGGACCAAAAAAAGACCCGAAAGAGCCATAACATATTTTCGGGCCAAGGAAGATTTTACTAATCCGCTCATCGGTTGATGGTTTTAAACACAAATTTACGGTACGATCGAGTTTTTAACAAACTTTGAAAGTACCAAAAACACTAATTTAGAAGCGTTATGATCAATACTGTAAGGTACCGAAAAATTTGATGAAAATAGGGTCACAATTTGGTGATTGCATTTTTTGACCGATATTGAACAGCAGACATTCAACTGACCGCCCGATCAAATGGATATTGCCATCTTATCTGTCAGCCTAAACGTACATTCCACTAGAAGAATCTTGGAAGAAGCCCAAAAGGCCGGTCATTATGTAGAACTGATCGACCACACCAAATGCTCGGTCAAATTGGGTGGCCCCCAGCCTAAAATTTATTTGGGAGAAGAGGATGTCACAGATGAGTTTGATGCCGTTATTCCCAGAATTGGAGCCAAAGTAACACGACATGGGGCCGCTGTTGTAAAGCAGTTTGAGATGAACGGAGTTTTCAGCACGGCCCGTTCCCTAGGAATTACCAGGGCTCGAAATAAGGTCAGAACACTCCAGATAATGGCGCGCAAGGGCATACCCATCCCTGAAACGGTCTTTTCAATCAATCCTGATAATATTGAAGAACAGATACAGCTGTTGGGCGGCCCACCCGTAATCATTAAACTACAGGAAGGCACCCATGGGCTGGGCGTCATCTTGGCCGAAAGCAAAAAATCGGCCAAGTCAATCATAGATACCTTCTATAAAATGGACACCAGTATTCTATTGCAGAAATACATTGCCGAATCAAATGGAGAGGATATTAGGATCATTGTGGTGGGCAACAAGGTCGTGGCCAGCATGAAGCGTAAGAGTGAACTCGATGATTTTCGCTCGAACGTGCACCGCGGGGCAGAGACCGAGGCCATTGAA
This portion of the Flagellimonas lutaonensis genome encodes:
- a CDS encoding fumarate reductase/succinate dehydrogenase flavoprotein subunit, with the protein product MGVLDSKVPPGPLAEKWTNHKNEINLVNPANKRNIDVIVVGTGLAGASAAATLAELGYNVKTFCYQDSPRRAHSIAAQGGINAAKNYQGDGDSVYRLFYDTIKGGDYRSREANVYRLAEVSTNIIDQCVAQGVPFAREYGGLLDNRSFGGVLVSRTFYAKGQTGQQLLLGAYAAMNRQIQRGKIKSYTRHEMLDLVLVDGKARGIIARDLVSGELERHSAHAVVLATGGYGNLFFLSTYCMGANVMAAWKAHKRGAFFANPCFTQIHPTCIPVSGDHQSKLTLMSESLRNDGRIWVPKKLEDAQAIREGRLKPTELAEEDRDYYLERRYPAFGNLVPRDVASRAAKERCDAGFGVNKTGEAVYLDFDSAIMRYGREKALTSGMKNPDDATVRKLGEEVVEAKYGNLFQMYEKITDQNPYKTPMMIYPAVHYTMGGLWVDYNLMTTIPGCYAAGEANFSDHGANRLGASALMQGLADGYFVLPYTIGDYLSDDIRTGPIPTDIPEFDAAEKNVRDRINKLMSGNGKHSVDYYHKKLGKIMWNNCGMARNEKGLKEAIKEIAELREDFWANVKVPGSPDSKNQELEKAGRVADFLELGELFAMDALHRNESCGGHFREEYQTEEGEALRDDENFKYVAAWEYQGDPSKAQLHKEELVYENIEVKTRSYK
- a CDS encoding succinate dehydrogenase cytochrome b subunit, whose product is MSGLVKSSLARKYVMALSGLFLVLFLVLHVTINLASVLSPEFFNEASHFMGYNPIVQFVMQPILIAGVVVHFVMGFVLEIQNRKARGINYVKYDGSANAPWASRNMIFSGLVVLAFLGLHFYDFWVHEMAYKYIEAKPEDPTRYYAETVEKFAPIWRTVLYVVAFVLLGLHLWHGFASSFQSMGVNNKYTPGIRKFTKLFAVVVPLAFAFIAIYHHLNPITH
- a CDS encoding RimK family alpha-L-glutamate ligase gives rise to the protein MDIAILSVSLNVHSTRRILEEAQKAGHYVELIDHTKCSVKLGGPQPKIYLGEEDVTDEFDAVIPRIGAKVTRHGAAVVKQFEMNGVFSTARSLGITRARNKVRTLQIMARKGIPIPETVFSINPDNIEEQIQLLGGPPVIIKLQEGTHGLGVILAESKKSAKSIIDTFYKMDTSILLQKYIAESNGEDIRIIVVGNKVVASMKRKSELDDFRSNVHRGAETEAIEPTSKERHIALNATKYLGLGVAGVDLIRSKKGPLLIEVNASPGLKGIEAATGINVAKHIIQFVERNAYRKRRK